The genomic stretch TCCCCAAGCTACTGGTTCACGTCCTCACCCTTCTAGGCTTCCTCCGGAGATTCATCACCGCGATTTTCGGCTTTCTCGGCCTCGGCGAGTTCCTGGAACCGGAAATGTCGTTTCCGGCCCGGGAGGAATCGGCGGCGTCGGAGCTCCACTCGGTGTCGGCGGCGCTGATCCGGGAGCTGCTGCCGGTGGTGAAGTTCTCGGAGCTGGTGGAGGCGCCCGAGAGCTGCGCGGTGTGCTTGTACGAATTCGAC from Ipomoea triloba cultivar NCNSP0323 chromosome 12, ASM357664v1 encodes the following:
- the LOC116000299 gene encoding E3 ubiquitin-protein ligase RHA1B-like; this encodes MGFPVGYTDLFLPKLLVHVLTLLGFLRRFITAIFGFLGLGEFLEPEMSFPAREESAASELHSVSAALIRELLPVVKFSELVEAPESCAVCLYEFDGEDEIRRLTNCRHIFHRNCLDRWMDHDQKTCPLCRTPFIPEDMQESFNERLWLASGISDFYGDYPTVAAGL